In a single window of the Nicotiana tomentosiformis chromosome 8, ASM39032v3, whole genome shotgun sequence genome:
- the LOC138896994 gene encoding uncharacterized protein encodes MAVKGFAVLLFVAMLLMSTEYSMAQQRDPVCAALCAIRCGTRPVCLARCLAGCFIASNDTLDESHSTSVEARNRVCNVGCSLGHCSQFLFQYDNEKFGTCMANCSENYCIGNSTLEKA; translated from the exons ATGGCAGTGAAAGGTTTTGCGGTGTTGTTGTTTGTTGCAATGCTTCTCATGTCAACAGAGTATTCCATGGCTCAACAACGTGATCCCGTATGCGCAGCATTATGCGCAATTAGGTGTGGAACAAGGCCTGTATGCTTAGCTAGGTGCCTTGCTGGTTGCTTTATTGCAAGTAATGACACCTTAGACGAATCTCATTCTACTTCAGTTGAAGCTAGAAACCGCGTCTGCAATGTTGGATGTTCCCTTGGCCATTGTTCCCAATTCCTATTCCAATATG ATAACGAGAAGTTTGGAACTTGCATGGCAAACTGCAGTGAGAACTATTGCATTGGCAACAGTACTCTAGAGAAAGCTTAA
- the LOC138896798 gene encoding uncharacterized protein, translated as MFRACAIDFGGHWDDQLPLAEFAYNNSYRSSIQMAPFEALYGRKCRSPVGWFEHGEAQLLDPNLVQQALEKVTLIRERLRTAQSRQTTYADKRVRDLEFMKGEKVFLKVSSMKGVMRFGRKGKLSPRRYVREDSHKIQPEDVELDENLTYEEGPIAILDQQVWQLRSKKVDSVKIEAIGGHLVGVLGIARLENFHVSEIPLREIELVADEFVRVDPIAEMLHGLSVGFVVEFYYLSDC; from the exons atgtttaGAGCTTGTGCAATTGATTTTGGTGGTCATTGGGACGATCAGTTGCCGttagcagagtttgcttataataacagctatcGGTCGAGTATACAAATGGCGCCGTTTGAAGCTCTATATGGTCGTAAATGTcgttcaccagttggatggtttgaacatGGTGAAGCCCAACTATTGGATCCGAATTTGGTTCAACAAGCTTTGGAGAAAGTTACATTGATACGAGAACGACTTCGGACCGCTCAAAGTAGACAAACAACCTATGCAGATAAGAGAGTTCGTGATTTGGAGTTCATGAAAGGAGAAAAAGTCTTTTTGAAGGTGTCTTCTATGAAAGGAGTCATGAGATTCGGGCGCAAAGGAAAGCTAAGTCCGAG GCGATATGTTCGTGAAGATAGTCATAAGATTCAACCAGAGGATGTGGAGCTTGATGAGAACTTAACTTATGAAGAAGGTCCGATAGCTATTCTTGATCAGCAAGTGTGGCAATTGAGATCAAAAAAGGTTGATTCAGTGAAA ATTGAGGCCATTGGAGGCCATTTGGTTGGTGTTCTAGGCATTGCAAGGTTGGAGAACTTCCATGTTAGCGAG ATACCATTGCGGGAGATAGAGCTAGTGGCTGATGAGTTTGTTCGAGTGGATCCTATTGCTGAG ATGCTTCATGGTCTTAGTGTGGGATTTGTGGTAGAGTTTTATTATTTGAGTGATTGTTGA